In a genomic window of Phragmites australis chromosome 14, lpPhrAust1.1, whole genome shotgun sequence:
- the LOC133891293 gene encoding uncharacterized protein LOC133891293 isoform X2, with the protein MGTWLCFSVCSAVCISLFTVWRSSWAALLAARLMDPNLVLVGPTRAVVVFSPHPVIIEVDLKVKGTTETEDKDLSFLAVPYACGGKLYSRLHNCAYTSKFSTLELTLGCIVSSVEATIFVRVIRGSWPDGFHGQFAAFTTGTDGKNTFGKNAASIDHEKIVLLDSRGEKVPVTGDGKIKLSRCVVSVEIRGELKVSVKAWKVDNVLKKEKVFTPLKAGLSDDTLDIGFCKMEVTVAWSLISAEPVLAESVL; encoded by the exons ATGGGGACGTGGCTCTGCTTTTCTGTGTGCTCTGCTGTGTGCATTTCTCTGTTCACCGTGTGGAGGAGCTCTTGGGCAGCACTTTTGGCTGCACGTCTGATG GATCCAAATTTAGTACTGGTAGGTCCCACCCGCGCTGTTGTGGTGTTCTCACCGCATCCTGTGATCATTGAGGTTGACCTTAAAGTGAAGGGCACTACTGAAACCGAGGATAAAGACTTAAGCTTCCTAGCTGTGCCGTACGCGTGCGGTGGTAAATTATATTCACGCTTGCATAATTGTGCTTACACTAGCAAGTTTAGCACACTGGAGCTTACACTTGGCTGTATTGTTTCCTCTGTGGAGGCCACAATATTTGTGAGAGTCATTCGTGGGTCATGGCCAGATGGTTTTCACGGTCAATTTGCTGCTTTTACCACTGGTACTGATGGCAAGAATACCTTTGGCAAGAATGCTGCCAGTATTGATCACGAGAAAATTGTCTTGCTTGATTCTAGAGGTGAGAAAGTGCCTGTTACTGGTGATGGCAAGATCAAGCTTTCTCGGTGTGTTGTTTCTGTTGAAATTAGGGGAGAACTGAAAGTTTCTGTCAAGGCATGGAAAGTTGATAATGTCTTGAAAAAAGAGAAGGTTTTCACACCTTTGAAAGCCGGTTTAAGCGATGATACGCTTGACATTGGCTTCTGTAAAATGGAAGTCACTGTCGCCTGGTCGCTCATTTCGGCTGAACCTGTTCTTGCTGAGTCAGTATTGTAG
- the LOC133891293 gene encoding uncharacterized protein LOC133891293 isoform X3, producing MVAMRDNIDHNRNIIFYRTRDNCQTLTKEDPNLVLVGPTRAVVVFSPHPVIIEVDLKVKGTTETEDKDLSFLAVPYACGGKLYSRLHNCAYTSKFSTLELTLGCIVSSVEATIFVRVIRGSWPDGFHGQFAAFTTGTDGKNTFGKNAASIDHEKIVLLDSRGEKVPVTGDGKIKLSRCVVSVEIRGELKVSVKAWKVDNVLKKEKVFTPLKAGLSDDTLDIGFCKMEVTVAWSLISAEPVLAESVL from the exons ATGGTTGCCATGCGCGACAACATTGACCATAATCGCAACATTATCTTCTACCGCACAAGGGATAACTGCCAAACCCTCACCAAAGAG GATCCAAATTTAGTACTGGTAGGTCCCACCCGCGCTGTTGTGGTGTTCTCACCGCATCCTGTGATCATTGAGGTTGACCTTAAAGTGAAGGGCACTACTGAAACCGAGGATAAAGACTTAAGCTTCCTAGCTGTGCCGTACGCGTGCGGTGGTAAATTATATTCACGCTTGCATAATTGTGCTTACACTAGCAAGTTTAGCACACTGGAGCTTACACTTGGCTGTATTGTTTCCTCTGTGGAGGCCACAATATTTGTGAGAGTCATTCGTGGGTCATGGCCAGATGGTTTTCACGGTCAATTTGCTGCTTTTACCACTGGTACTGATGGCAAGAATACCTTTGGCAAGAATGCTGCCAGTATTGATCACGAGAAAATTGTCTTGCTTGATTCTAGAGGTGAGAAAGTGCCTGTTACTGGTGATGGCAAGATCAAGCTTTCTCGGTGTGTTGTTTCTGTTGAAATTAGGGGAGAACTGAAAGTTTCTGTCAAGGCATGGAAAGTTGATAATGTCTTGAAAAAAGAGAAGGTTTTCACACCTTTGAAAGCCGGTTTAAGCGATGATACGCTTGACATTGGCTTCTGTAAAATGGAAGTCACTGTCGCCTGGTCGCTCATTTCGGCTGAACCTGTTCTTGCTGAGTCAGTATTGTAG
- the LOC133890498 gene encoding uncharacterized protein LOC133890498 has translation METVATRKALGRKRMMAEDDEAKGAASMGWMEVEKEVLHSLETQKVLAKEGLEKKTTNSSETLVKATFGRDWEDDEWAAWKANFEETEETTTIPEVKREESMEEWEMRRQEREKADLEITGGDYEAWLASEFRRDWNYVWSRGYGSFEDTTRILPMRFTYKPAPQYRAYPLETLQIFSAKVAATRGGLQWPLDVFGMVAMRDNIDHNRNIIFYRTRDNCQTLTKEDPNLVLVGPTRAVVVLSPHPVIIEVDLKVKGTTESEDKDLSFLAVPFICGYQFYSRLHNCAYTSKLGTLEFTLGCIVSSVEATIFVRVIRGSWPDGFRGQFAAFTTGAHGTKTFCDKNAPSIDHEKIVLLDSRGEKVPVTGDGKIKLSRCVVSVEIRGELKVSVKAWKVDNNVVKKEKVFTPLKAGLSDDTLDIGFCKMEVNVAWSLISADPVLAESVL, from the exons ATGGAGACGGTAGCGACGCGGAAGGCGTtggggaggaagaggatgatGGCGGAGGATGACGAAGCGAAGGGGGCGGCATCCATGGGGTGGATGGAAGTGGAGAAAGAGGTCTTGCATTCTCTGGAGACACAGAAGGTTTTGGCGAAGGAGGGGCTCGAGAAGAAGACTACCAACAGTTCCGAGACTCTGGTAAAAGCCACCTTCGGAAGGGATTGGGAAGATGATGAATGGGCCGCATGGAAGGCAAACTTTGAGGAGACTGAGGAAACGACGACCATCCCTGAAGTGAAGAGGGAAGAATCGATGGAGGAATGGGAGATGAGGAGGCAGGAGCGGGAGAAAGCGGATCTGGAGATTACTGGGGGGGACTATGAAGCCTGGCTGGCTAGCGAATTTCGCCGTGACTGGAATTATGTATGGTCCAGAGGCTACGGTTCATTTGAGGACACCA CAAGGATCCTCCCCATGCGTTTCACATATAAGCCTGCACCACAATACAGGGCCTATCCCTTGGAGACTCTCCAGATTTTTTCGGCCAAGGTTGCAGCGACAAGAGGGGGCTTACAGTGGCCGCTTGATGTGTTCGGTATGGTTGCCATGCGCGACAACATTGACCATAATCGCAACATTATCTTCTACCGCACAAGGGATAACTGCCAAACCCTCACCAAAGAG GATCCAAATTTAGTACTTGTAGGACCCACCCGCGCTGTTGTGGTGTTGTCGCCGCATCCTGTGATCATCGAGGTTGACCTTAAAGTGAAGGGCACTACTGAATCCGAAGATAAAGACTTAAGCTTTCTAGCTGTGCCATTCATATGTGGTTATCAATTTTATTCACGCCTGCATAATTGTGCTTACACTAGCAAGCTTGGCACACTGGAGTTTACACTTGGCTGTATTGTTTCCTCTGTGGAGGCCACAATATTTGTGAGAGTCATTCGTGGGTCATGGCCAGATGGTTTTCGCGGTCAGTTTGCCGCCTTTACCACTGGTGCACATGGCACAAAAACCTTCTGTGACAAGAATGCCCCCAGTATTGATCACGAGAAAATTGTCTTGCTTGATTCTAGAGGTGAGAAAGTGCCTGTTACTGGTGATggcaagatcaagctttcacGGTGTGTTGTTTCTGTTGAAATTAGGGGGGAGCTGAAAGTTTCTGTCAAGGCATGGAAAGTTGATAACAACGTTGTGAAAAAAGAGAAGGTTTTCACACCTTTGAAAGCCGGTTTAAGCGATGATACGCTTGACATTGGCTTCTGTAAAATGGAAGTCAATGTCGCCTGGTCGCTCATTTCGGCTGATCCTGTTCTTGCTGAGTCAGTATTGTAG